In Zingiber officinale cultivar Zhangliang chromosome 11B, Zo_v1.1, whole genome shotgun sequence, a single window of DNA contains:
- the LOC122034045 gene encoding probable CCR4-associated factor 1 homolog 11, with amino-acid sequence MAVAVVNNVNDMLISSSAASTSRVEVRSVWAHNLDEEFALIRSAVPFHPFVALDTEYPGVVVASKNPYCTLTLPQRYELIRANVEALRIVQVGLTLSDAAGNLPCAIYSDGTCVRYVWEFNFRDFDISRDRYAPSSVELLKANGIDFQKNQIWGIDSCRFAQHLATSGLLSFGHFSPVSWVTFQGAYDFAFLVKMLTCDCKLPKTVREFLHLVHFFFGKRVFDVKHLSKHCPGLYGGLERVASTVRVERAVGSRHQSGSDSLLTWQVFYQIASRVNPQLIHRPEHMGTLFDLQLQ; translated from the coding sequence ATGGCTGTCGCAGTTGTCAACAACGTTAACGATATGCTAATTTCCTCTTCCGCCGCCAGCACCAGCAGAGTCGAGGTTCGCTCCGTGTGGGCTCATAACCTCGACGAGGAGTTCGCCCTTATCCGCTCCGCCGTCCCGTTCCACCCCTTCGTCGCATTGGACACCGAGTATCCTGGCGTCGTCGTCGCTTCCAAAAATCCCTACTGCACCCTCACCCTCCCCCAGCGCTACGAATTGATCCGCGCCAACGTCGAGGCCCTCCGCATCGTCCAGGTCGGTCTCACCCTCTCCGACGCCGCCGGCAACCTGCCATGTGCCATCTACAGCGACGGCACTTGTGTGCGTTACGTGTGGGAATTTAATTTCCGCGACTTCGACATCAGCCGCGACCGTTACGCCCCTTCCTCCGTCGAGCTGCTCAAGGCTAATGGCATCGACTTCCAAAAGAATCAAATATGGGGCATCGACTCTTGCAGATTCGCCCAGCACTTGGCCACCTCCGGCTTGCTTTCCTTTGGCCATTTTTCTCCCGTCTCCTGGGTTACCTTCCAAGGCGCCTATGACTTCGCCTTCCTAGTCAAGATGCTGACATGCGACTGCAAATTACCAAAGACCGTTCGTGAGTTCTTGCACCTTGTTCACTTCTTTTTCGGCAAAAGGGTGTTCGATGTGAAGCACCTTAGCAAGCATTGTCCTGGGCTTTACGGAGGATTGGAGCGGGTGGCCTCTACCGTCCGAGTTGAGCGAGCAGTCGGCTCTCGACATCAGTCCGGCTCCGATAGCTTATTAACATGGCAGGTGTTCTACCAAATCGCTTCTCGTGTGAATCCACAACTCATCCATCGTCCAGAACACATGGGAACACTATTTGACCTCCAACTGCAATAG